In Cicer arietinum cultivar CDC Frontier isolate Library 1 chromosome 1, Cicar.CDCFrontier_v2.0, whole genome shotgun sequence, one DNA window encodes the following:
- the LOC101493926 gene encoding DNA repair protein rhp7-like, translated as MEEENVNEELNVLEQSRNPNNNARDENVVRRNEFMERFRDIARENASRFALFTDVENDNLSPVIEQEENEIEDWPGPFSTAIKIIKDREKKGIQSQSGSAKKSLIDSIKWNPKPNSEKLGGKCSVPSLQELCIRILANNVDAIVSLETVPDDFRHWLSQLLCDSRRINDHFFELLVGGTPTEIRLRDCSWLSEEQFTKCFQMCDTSNLVVLQLDLCGRCLPDYVVVATLAQAPRRLPRLTRLSISGACRLSDVGLRALVSSAPILTSINLSQCSLLTASSIYILAESLKPLLKELYLDHCLGIDAALIVPALIELEHLEVLSVAGLPTVCDTFVKDYIVARGHNMKELTLKDCINLTDASIKVVAEHCPGICVLDLMNVCKLTDLSIGYLTNSCRALHTLKLCRNPFSDEAIAAFVETNGKSLKELSLNNIKKVGYHTTLSLASHAKNLHSLDVSWCRNLSDNAMGLIVDSCLSLRLLKTFGCTQITDVFLKGHSNTEIQIIGIKMTPISQVTEPGALNYSSFP; from the exons ATGGAAGAAGAAAACGTAAACGAAGAATTGAACGTTCTTGAACAATCTAGAAACCCTAACAACAACGCCAGAGACGAGAACGTTGTGAGGAGGAACGAATTCATGGAACGATTCAGAGATATAGCGAGAGAAAACGCAAGTCGTTTCGCTCTTTTTACCGATGTTGAAAACGATAATTTGTCTCCTGTAATTGAACAAGAGGAGAATGAAATCGAAGATTGGCCCGGTCCTTTTTCAACTGCTATAAAAATCATCAAGGATCGAGAGAAGAAAGGGATTCAAAGTCAATCAGGTTCTGCAAAGAAGAGTTTGATTGATTCAATAAAGTGGAATCCAAAACCGAATTCGGAGAAGTTAGGTGGAAAATGTTCTGTTCCGTCGTTGCAAGAACTTTGCATAAGAATACTTGCTAACAATGTTGATGCTATTGTTTCGCTTGAGACTGTGCCCGACGATTTTAGACATTGGCTTAGTCAGTTGCTGTGTGACTCGAGAAGAATTAATGACCATTTCTTTGAACTTCTTGTTGGTGGAACTCCTACGGAGATTCGGCTTCGAGATTGCTCATGGCTGTCTGAAGAACAATTTACCAAATGCTTTCAAATGTGTGACACTTCTAATTTGGTG GTACTGCAACTTGACCTATGTGGGCGCTGTTTGCCGGATTATGTAGTAGTTGCCACATTAGCACAGGCACCAAGGCGGTTACCTAGATTAACTCGTTTATCCATCAGTGGTGCATGTCGGCTCTCAGATGTGGGGTTGCGTGCACTTGTTTCTTCTGCTCCAATACTTACGTCAATAAATCTTAGCCAGTGCTCCCTTCTCACGGCTTCTAGCATTTATATTTTGGCTGAATCACTAAAACCTCTTCTAAAAGAGTTGTACCTTGATCATTGCCTTGGTATTGATGCTGCACTAATTGTTCCAGCACTGATTGAGCTTGAACATTTAGAAGTGTTGTCAGTGGCTGGTCTTCCAACTGTTTGCGATACATTTGTTAAGGATTACATTGTTGCACGTGGCCACAACATGAAAGAGCTTACTTTGAAAGACTGCAT AAACTTGACTGATGCATCAATCAAAGTCGTTGCTGAACACTGTCCTGGAATATGTGTGCTTGATCTAATGAACGTCTGCAAATTAACAGATTTGTCCATAGGATATCTGACAAACAGTTGTCGGGCACTTCATACACTAAAGCTTTGCCGTAACCCATTCAG CGATGAAGCTATTGCTGCTTTTGTGGAGACTAATGGAAAGTCTTTGAAGGAATTGTCGCTTAATAACATTAAGAAG GTTGGTTATCACACAACCTTGTCACTTGCAAGCCATGCAAAAAATTTGCATAGTCTAGATGTATCTTGGTGCCGAAATTTGAGCGACAATGCAATGGGTTTGATAGTGGATAGTTGCTTGTCGCTGAGATTACTTAAAACTTTTGGATGCACTCAG ATaactgatgtttttctgaaggGTCACTCAAACACAGAGATCCAGATTATCGGTATAAAAATGACTCCTATCTCGCAAGTGACAGAACCAGGCGCCTTGAATTATTCATCGTTTCCGTAG
- the LOC101494247 gene encoding GCN5-related N-acetyltransferase 6, chloroplastic isoform X2 yields the protein MSPMSTIPIQKHHQFHILLFNSSRSLYKSTKLTSSWTMSMDSNFSPTMNSSNNSEMKKKMKMKEELSVQISTPAIPKVETLSSNSLQFDRLQPSDQELVRENQFEFGQFVAREAVLDEEYWTAAWLRAESHWENRTFERYVDSYKRKFAEQEFNAVKMRCKVQNGDSFTCIIAVRKEQKNVKRSVIKSVVGTLDLNVQYMLQGETFPGERVKTPFFRSMNRTPPSRYAYIANLCVTKSARRQGIASNMMYFAVECAKSNGVRQVYVHVDRNNRPAQLLYQKMGFEMVETANSRLLLEETYLLRLQT from the exons ATGTCTCCTATGTCAACTATTCCAattcaaaaacatcatcaatTTCATATCTTACTTTTCAATTCCTCTCGCTCCCTTTACAAATCCACAAAACTTACCTCCTCATGGACCAT GTCCATGGATTCCAATTTTTCACCAACAATGAATAGTAGTAATAATAGTGAAATgaaaaagaagatgaagatgaaggaAGAACTATCAGTGCAGATTTCGACGCCGGCTATTCCGAAAGTTGAAACTTTAAGCTCCAACAGTCTCCAATTCGATCGGTTGCAGCCTTCGGATCAAGAGTTAGTTCGAGAAAATCAATTTGAGTTTGGACAATTTGTAGCTAGAGAAGCTGTGCTTGATGAAGAGTATTGG ACAGCAGCCTGGCTAAGGGCAGAAAGTCATTGGGAGAATCGAACATTTGAAAG aTATGTTGATAGCTACAAAAGGAAATTCGCCGAGCAG GAATTTAATGCGGTAAAAATGCGGTGCAAGGTACAAAATGGGGATAGCTTCACATGCATTATCGCG GTGAGGAAGGAGCAGAAGAATGTAAAGCGCTCGGTAATAAAAAGTGTTGTAGGAACACTTGATTTGAATGTTCAATATATGCTACAAGGAGAGACTTTTCCTGGG GAACGAGTCAAGACACCTTTTTTTCGCAGCATGAACAGGACACCACCAAGTAGATATGCTTACATTGCAAACTTATGCGTTACTAAATCGGCTCGACGACAAGGAATTGCAAGCAACATGATGTATTTTGCTGTTGAATGTGCAAAATCTAAtg GTGTGAGGCAAGTATATGTGCATGTTGACAGAAATAATAGGCCTGCTCAGTTATTGTACCAAAAAATGGGATTTGAG ATGGTTGAAACCGCAAATTCCCGGTTGTTACTTGAGGAAACATACTTGCTACGTTTACAAACGTAA
- the LOC101494247 gene encoding GCN5-related N-acetyltransferase 6, chloroplastic isoform X1, protein MSPMSTIPIQKHHQFHILLFNSSRSLYKSTKLTSSWTMSMDSNFSPTMNSSNNSEMKKKMKMKEELSVQISTPAIPKVETLSSNSLQFDRLQPSDQELVRENQFEFGQFVAREAVLDEEYWTAAWLRAESHWENRTFERYVDSYKRKFAEQEFNAVKMRCKVQNGDSFTCIIAVRKEQKNVKRSVIKSVVGTLDLNVQYMLQGETFPGERVKTPFFRSMNRTPPSRYAYIANLCVTKSARRQGIASNMMYFAVECAKSNAGVRQVYVHVDRNNRPAQLLYQKMGFEMVETANSRLLLEETYLLRLQT, encoded by the exons ATGTCTCCTATGTCAACTATTCCAattcaaaaacatcatcaatTTCATATCTTACTTTTCAATTCCTCTCGCTCCCTTTACAAATCCACAAAACTTACCTCCTCATGGACCAT GTCCATGGATTCCAATTTTTCACCAACAATGAATAGTAGTAATAATAGTGAAATgaaaaagaagatgaagatgaaggaAGAACTATCAGTGCAGATTTCGACGCCGGCTATTCCGAAAGTTGAAACTTTAAGCTCCAACAGTCTCCAATTCGATCGGTTGCAGCCTTCGGATCAAGAGTTAGTTCGAGAAAATCAATTTGAGTTTGGACAATTTGTAGCTAGAGAAGCTGTGCTTGATGAAGAGTATTGG ACAGCAGCCTGGCTAAGGGCAGAAAGTCATTGGGAGAATCGAACATTTGAAAG aTATGTTGATAGCTACAAAAGGAAATTCGCCGAGCAG GAATTTAATGCGGTAAAAATGCGGTGCAAGGTACAAAATGGGGATAGCTTCACATGCATTATCGCG GTGAGGAAGGAGCAGAAGAATGTAAAGCGCTCGGTAATAAAAAGTGTTGTAGGAACACTTGATTTGAATGTTCAATATATGCTACAAGGAGAGACTTTTCCTGGG GAACGAGTCAAGACACCTTTTTTTCGCAGCATGAACAGGACACCACCAAGTAGATATGCTTACATTGCAAACTTATGCGTTACTAAATCGGCTCGACGACAAGGAATTGCAAGCAACATGATGTATTTTGCTGTTGAATGTGCAAAATCTAAtg CAGGTGTGAGGCAAGTATATGTGCATGTTGACAGAAATAATAGGCCTGCTCAGTTATTGTACCAAAAAATGGGATTTGAG ATGGTTGAAACCGCAAATTCCCGGTTGTTACTTGAGGAAACATACTTGCTACGTTTACAAACGTAA
- the LOC101493608 gene encoding MOB kinase activator-like 1A — protein sequence MSLFGLGSRNQKTFRPKKSAPSGSKGAQLQKHIDATLGSGNLREAVKLPPGEDINEWLAVNTVDFFNQVNILFGTLTEFCTPSNCPTMTAGPKYEYRWADGVTIKKPIEVSAPKYVEYLMDWIESQLDDETIFPQRLGAPFPPNFRDVVKTIFKRLFRVYAHIYHSHFQKIVSLKEEAHLNTCFKHFVLFTWEFRLIEKAELAPLEDLVDSIIQ from the exons ATGAGTCTCTTCGGTCTTGGAAGCAG AAACCAAAAAACATTTCGTCCAAAAAAGAGTGCTCCATCTGGAAGTAAG GGTGCTCAACTTCAAAAACACATCGATGCTACATTGGGTAGTGGAAACTTGAGGGAAGCTGTTAAATTGCCTCCTGGTGAAGATATCAATGAATGGCTAGCTGTAAACA CTGTGGATTTCTTTAATCAAGTGAATATCTTGTTTGGTACGTTGACCGAATTCTGCACGCCGAGTAACTGTCCTACTATGACCGCAGGACCCAA GTATGAGTATAGATGGGCCGACGGCGTTACTATCAAGAAACCAATTGAGGTATCTGCACCAAAGTATGTTGAGTATTTGATGGATTGGATTGAATCTCAACTAGATGATGAAACGATTTTCCCTCAAAGATTAG GGGCTCCCTTTCCACCCAATTTCAGAGATGTTGTCAAAACAATCTTTAAGCGATTATTCCGTGTATATGCTCACATTTATCACTCACATTTTCAAAAGATAGTGAGTTTGAAGGAAGAAGCTCACTTGAATACTTGCTTCAAGCATTTTGTATTATTTACTTGG GAATTCCGGTTAATCGAAAAAGCTGAACTAGCACCTCTTGAGGACCTTGTTGATTCAATTATACAATAG